Genomic segment of Candidatus Aegiribacteria sp.:
GAGCGCTGCCTTCGCAAGGCAGAGGTCGGCGGTTCGATCCCGCTCATCTCCACCACTCATATCATGTGGAATTATACCATGCAGAATTATCTGAAACAGGAATATATCCGATGATTTACTTGTTTCTGAGCGGAACCCGGTAAATCTTGCAGGCCGGAAAACGGATAGAAATCTCCTGGGTGAATCAACCTGGCCGGTTGTTGTCAAGAATGGAATCGTATGCGGACGGGTTCCAGGGTTCAACAGCCATTGCCAGCGTTGCTGTCGTTGCGGAGAATAGGCTGCACGATTCAGGATGTGCTGGGAACGCAGTTGCTGTTCTAAGAGATGCATTTGCGGAAGGCGTTGCTTACGGCGTCAATGATGTATTGAAGGATGCAATTGATGAGATCAGCGCCGCAGCTTCGGAAGAGGATCGAGATTCCTGTTCACTGGCTGCCGCAGCCGTTCTTGGAGATGAAGTATGGGTTTACAGTACAGGAAGCTGCCGTGCGTTCATGTCGGGTACGGATTCGGGTGGAGGGGGATTTGAAAATATAGTAGACCTTTCTTCGCAGGGAATAAAGTACTTCAAACTGAAACCGGGCCAGTCGGTAATTATTGTAACTCACGGCCTGAGGAAACTCATTGGATCCACAGCGGCTCTGAGTTACTCCGCGCGCTGCAAAAAACCTCTCACCTTTTGTCTGTCCGAGATGGTGAAAGAAACACGGATAAGATTCCGAAAAAAGGGTGGATCCGCTGCAGCGGTCAGGTTATGCATCGATTCCCCCGGGATTAACCTGCCAGGCAGGAAATTGATAATCTGCTTTTCTGCCGCCGTAATTGCAGTAGTCTTTGCTTTTCTCATTTTCTGTTACAGGAGTAAGGATACGAATGAAAATATCCAGGTGGATTCCTTGTTCACAGTTGAAACCGTGATGCCCCTGGACTGAGATATCCATAATAACCCTCTTCTCTAGTTTACAATGCATAAGTATATTCAACCCGCCGGCTGTGCTAGGCGGGGAGCTAGCGGTGCCCTGTACCCGCAATCCGCTATAGCGGGGCCGAAATATCTGTGCGGCATTGCGCAGCGAGTCAGTATTTCTGTAAGTGGTGTTGATGACCAGGACCTGTGCGGCGTCAGCCCGTGAACTCCGTCAGAACCGGAAGGTAGCAGCGGTAAACGGTGCCTGTCGGGCGATACAGGTTAACCTGATCTGAGCTGGCTGCATTATGCTTCTCGCGAGGCATGTCCAACAGAAATGTACAGCCGGTACTATTCGAAACGGAGGCATTTTTGAATTATCTGGTTTTTGCGCGGAAATGGCGTCCTCAGACATTTGATGAGGTCATGTCACAGGATCATGTTACCATTACACTAAAAAACGCAATCGATTCGAAAAGGATAGGTCATGCCTATCTCATGACCGGGCCCAGGGGTGTAGGAAAAACTACGACCGCCAGAATTTTCGCGAAGGCTATCAACTGTGAAAACGGTCCCACTTCAAAACCCTGCCAGAAATGCGATTCCTGCAGGAATATCACCGCTGGTAATCATATGGATGTCAGGGAAATAGACGGAGCAAGCAACAGGGGAATCGATCAGATAAGAGATCTTCGGGAAAAAGCTCGTTACGCCACCGTTTCGGCAAGATACAAGATTTACATAATCGATGAAGTTCATATGCTTACCAACGAGGCATTCAATGCTCTTCTGAAAATTCTTGAGGAACCACCGGAATCGGTCATCTTTATTTTCGCGACAACCCAACCAAGGAAGCTTCCCGATACGATTTTAAGTAGATGCCAGAGGTTCGATTTCAGGCACATTCCTGTATCCGATATGTCGGAGTATCTGAAAAGGGAAGCTTTAACCGAAGGAATCACTCTTGACAGCACAGCCCTGAGTATGGTGTGCAGGGCAAGCGGGGGAAGCATGCGGGATGCGCTTTCGCTGATGGATCAGCTTGTCAGCTTCTCCGGAAACGATATAAAGGGTGAAGAAGTCGCAAATCTTCTTGGTATGGTGGAAACAGACCTTCTTGCCGATATCGCGTCAGGCATGCTGTCAGGGAATACTTCGGAAGCTATTGATCATGTGTCCAGTTCTCTTGCAGAAGGATACAGTGTAGATGAACTTCTTGACGCCCTTATTGTTTTCATGCGTAATCTCCTGCTCGCTGTTACAGGTGCTTCGAACAGCCTCAGCGATGTTCCGGAATCAGAAAAACGACTGCTTCTGGAACTGTCGGAAGGACTTCCGGATGTGGCGGTTCTGAATATTCTTAGAATACTCAGCGGTGCTGCCATTGAAGTAAGAAGAAGCAGCCTTCCACGTGTAACACTGGAAACGGCCATAATGACAGCATCGAAACTGTCCAGAGTGTTTTCTATAAGTAACCTGCCCCCGGTAGCAGAAAGAGTTATTGAGAAACGAGAGAAAACGGAGCGCGAAATTTTACCGGATGAAGAAATTTCAGCCACTGAGGCAGAGTCTGCCCCGGCAGAAAGGAATCTACCGAAGGAAGAGATTGCCGCAAAAGAAGAAGCAGATGAATACACTGCGGATGCAGAAGAAGATCAGGATCTGAAACAGGAAAACACCGCAGATGATGAAATCGATGAAGAGAAAGAGAAAAAAACATCCCAGGAGGTTCTGGGACTCTTTGATGCCGTCTGACCAACGGAGACTATTCGGGAGGATAAATGAATCAGAAGCAACTGAAGAATATGATGGCACAGGCGCAAAGAATGCAGGCCGGAATGCTGAAAGCCCAGGAAGAACTTGCCGATGAAAGAGTTGAGGGAACAGCCGCTGACGGTCTTGTTAAAGCAGTAGTTACAGGACAGGGTGAATTGATTGGGCTGACGATATCTTCGGAAACCATTGATCCTGACGATGCAGAGATATTGGAGGATCTTATCCTTGTGGCGGTGAAGAACGCGGTGAACGAGAGCAAAAAACTCTCGAAAGAAAGAATGGATGCTCTTGGAATACCCGGAATGGGGGGTCTGATTTGAGTTCAGCCCTCTTTGACAGGCTCACAGAACAGCTTCAAAGGCTTCCAGGTATCGGCAGGAAAACAGCAATGAGGCTGGCTTTCAATATTGTTGATAATAGAGAACTTGCCAGGGACCTTTCCGAAGCACTCCAGCACGTATGGCAGAATGTAGGCGAGTGCTCGGTATGCAGGAATATTACCGAGAAAGACGTATGTGATATTTGTTCCAGCAGTTCACGTCTTGATTCGATCTGTATCGTTCATAATCCCGCTGACATGAGAGCAATTGAGGATGCAGGGCTTTTCAGGGGTAAATACTTTGTGCTTCACGGGTTTCTCGCGCCGCTTGAAGGTATGGGTCCAAATGAACTTGGAATTGACAAACTAAGAAAGATGATCGACAGATTCGAGGTTGATGAGGTTATTCTTGCTCTTGACTCAACAGCTGATGGAGAAGCCACATCTTCGTACATAGCAAGAATCCTGGATAAAAGCCGGGCTGCGGTAACAAGGCTTGCCAGGGGGCTTCCTCCTGGTGCGTCAATTGAGTTTGCCGATTCCCTGACACTGAGCCAGGCTTTCCAGGGAAGACAGAAAGTCTGAACAGGTGCAGTTGAACTGGCCTAATCGTTTATCCATTATCAGAATACTGTTAAGCCCTCTTCTTATGGTTCTTCTTATTGACAACAGGCAGGGATCCAGGATAGCCGCACTCGTAGTTTTTGCTGTAGCCTCACTTACAGACCTTTACGACGGATATCTCGCAAGAAAATACGGATGGATCACCAACCTTGGCAAATTCCTTGACCCGCTTGCGGACAAACTGCTGATAGCCCTGGCTCTGATAGGCCTTAACCAGATAGACCTTGTTCCCGGCTGGGCTTTATACCTGGTAATAGGAAGGGAACTTCTTGTTACAGGGCTCAGATCCATCGCTGCCTATGCCGGAGTGCTTATTCTCCCGTCCAGAATGGGGAAATACAAAACATCAGCCCAGATGCTTTCCATGATCTGCTATCTGCTCTTCTCCGTGCTCTATCATGACAGTACCGGAAGGATTGGTTTCCTTAGCATCAGCGGCATGGATATTTCCTCCCGGATGGATCTTCTTCTGTTTTCCGCCGATATTCTTCTGCTCGTTGCAGTGCTCCTGTCCCTTATATCGGGCGTGGACTATTTCTGGCGTAACAGGTCGATACTGAAAAGACTGGTTCAGTGAAGATTCGTACACCGTCAGCCGGTATTGTTGTAGCTACGGTTTTTGGAGCTGGTTACGCCCCTGTTGCTCCCGGAACCGCTGGCAGCTTGGTTTCCGCTGGATTGTACATTGTGCTTCAGCCTGGCGGGCTTCTCCCATGGGCGCTTTGTGCGTTTTTTCTGGTGCTTGGTTACTGGGGAAGCTATGCCGGCAGAAAAAGATGGGGAGGGGATCCATCGAGAGTTGTTATTGATGAGTTCGCCGGATGCTGGATATCATGTATGGCGGTTCCATCAGATTGGGGAATTGCAGGTGTTGCCGTCGCTTTCGCGCTTTTTAGAGTTTTCGACATTTTTAAGCCCTGGCCCGTATCAGTTTTCGACAGAATGAAATCAGCCACAGGGATCCTGCTCGACGATGTAGCCGCAGGTATCATCGCTGCTCTTATTATTATCGCTGGAAATTCTATCAGTGGAATTTTGCAACATTGAACTTGTGAAGCGGATAGGAAGCGCCATGCTGAAGGCGGGGAAAACCCTTTCAACAGCTGAATCCTGCACAGGCGGATTGGTTGGAATGATGCTGACTTCCGTTCCCGGATCTTCCCGGTGGTTCAAAGGTGGTGTAATAGCCTATTCAAACGCTGTAAAGACAGATATCCTTAATGTTCCCTTCTCCGTAATAGAAGAAGATGGCGCTGTCAGTGAAGAAACTGTACTGGCCATGGCCGCCGGCGTAAGGAAACTGATAGGAACTGATTTCTCGGTTTCCATATCAGGAATAGCGGGGCCCGATGGCGGCACGGCCGAAAAGCCTGTGGGCACAGTTTGGATAGCTGTATGCGGCGGGAAGTCAGTTTTCGCCGAAATGAAAAGATTTGCTGGAAAACGTGACGTGGTCAGGAGGAAGGCGGCTGACTATCTTCTTGCAAAGCTGTATACATTTATTGAGAAAGAGGTGAAGTGAGGATATTCGCAGCACTGGAACTGCCTCAGAAGGTTATCAAAGGGATAACTGACTGGCAGAAGCCGCTGATGTCTCGCTACTCATCTCTTAAATGGGTCAGGGGAGACCGAATGCATCTTACGCTACGTTTTTTTGGAGATATTCCTGAATCCGGGATTGAAAGGATTCATGAAATTCTATCCTCATGGCATCCCGGTCCCCTGAAATTCTCCATCTGCAGCATCGGCACATTCGGGAAAAGCGGTTCACCTTCGGTCTTCTGGCTCGGGGGAGATTTCCCGGGGGAAGTCTCCGAAATAGCAGAGAAGCTTGGCCGGATTCCGGATGAAAAGGGGAAAAATAGCGGAAAGAGGCTCATTCCACATCTTACCGTTGCCAGGCAGAAGAGTTCTTCGGAAATAAAGGAGCTTGATCCGCCGGGTGAAATAACGGGCAGATTTACGGAAGCGGCTGTTATAAACAGCAGATTGACCTCGGGCGGTCCAGAATACACATTTCTTGAAAGATACGATTTACATTAATCTGAAAGGTTGACTCAATGACTGGAAAGAAAAACAGTTCCGCTGATAAGGAAAAGGCGCTGAAAGCTGCCTTCCATCAGATTCAGAAGCAATTCGGGCAGGGAGCCGTCATGAGGCTTGGCGAGAACCCGCATATGATGGTTGACGTCATCCCAACCGGTTCAATTTCACTGGATGCCGTCCTCGGTATCGGAGGCATTCCCAGGGGGAGGGTAACAGAAATATATGGAGCTGAGGCATCAGGCAAGACAACGCTGGCGCTCCATATAATCGCGAGCGCTCAGAAATTAGGCGGGGAAGTTGCATTTATTGACGCTGAACATGCTCTTGATCCCGTCTATTCGAAGAATCTGGGCGTGAATATCGACAGTCTTCTTGTATCGCAGCCATCCAACGGAGAACAGGCACTTGAGATAACCGAAATGCTTGTGAGAAGCAATGCGGTTGATGTAATAGTGATAGACTCCGTCGCAGCCCTTGTTCCCAGAGCTGAAATAGAGGGAGAAATGGGCGACAGCCACGTTGGTCTTCAGGCGCGCCTGATGTCCCAGGCTCTCAGAAAACTCACAGGAGTTGTTTCCCAGTCCAATTGCGCTGTAGTGTTCATTAACCAGATACGTATGAAGATCGGTGTAATGTTCGGGAACCCCGAGACTACCACCGGAGGAAGAGCTCTGAAGTTCTACAGCAGCGTTCGGCTGGACGTAAGGCGAATTGCCTCGATAAAGAGTGGAGATGAGGTAATAGGCAGCCGCACAAGAATAAAAGTTGTTAAAAACAAGCTTGCCCCGCCCTTCAGGAAAGTTGAATGTGACATACTTCACGGATTCGGTATTTCCTATGAAGGTGAGCTTATCGACCTTGGTCTTGATAATGAACTGATTTCGCGAAGGGGTACATGGTACTCCATGGGAGATACTCAACTGGGCCAGGGCCGTGAGAAGAGCAGGCAGTTCCTTGCGGACAACCCTGAAATCGCCGCCGCACTTGAAGCCGATCTCAGAAAGGTTCTTGATATACCCGGGCCTGACAGGGATTCTGAAGAGAAGCAGGAGGAGAAAGAATAGCAGAACTTTTCGTAGAGGAGATTGTCAGTTTCAGAAAAGGATGGCGACTTGTAGTCACTTCGGGAGGGACATGGCTGCTTCCGGAGAAGTGTATCGCCGCTATGGAATTGTATCCGGACTCAATTGTAGATCCCGCTGTAATTAGGGAGACCGCCCTTCGGGAGCAACCGCCGGCAGCCCGCAGCGATACGGAGAGATTTCTTTCCAGATCCGAGCACACCATGCATCAGCTCAGATCCTATCTCGTTAAAAGGAAATATCTTGAAGAAGTAGCCAGCGATACACTGAAATGGGCTGAACGTAACGGCCTGGTGGATGACAGGCGGTACGCTTCAATCTACATCCGAAGCCATTCACACAATTCACCTATGGGAGATTTCAGGATAAGAATGGAGCTGAAGAAGCGCGGTATTTCCAACAGTATCACGAACGAATTACTGTCCGAACGTGAAGAAAAT
This window contains:
- the dnaX gene encoding DNA polymerase III subunit gamma/tau, whose translation is MNYLVFARKWRPQTFDEVMSQDHVTITLKNAIDSKRIGHAYLMTGPRGVGKTTTARIFAKAINCENGPTSKPCQKCDSCRNITAGNHMDVREIDGASNRGIDQIRDLREKARYATVSARYKIYIIDEVHMLTNEAFNALLKILEEPPESVIFIFATTQPRKLPDTILSRCQRFDFRHIPVSDMSEYLKREALTEGITLDSTALSMVCRASGGSMRDALSLMDQLVSFSGNDIKGEEVANLLGMVETDLLADIASGMLSGNTSEAIDHVSSSLAEGYSVDELLDALIVFMRNLLLAVTGASNSLSDVPESEKRLLLELSEGLPDVAVLNILRILSGAAIEVRRSSLPRVTLETAIMTASKLSRVFSISNLPPVAERVIEKREKTEREILPDEEISATEAESAPAERNLPKEEIAAKEEADEYTADAEEDQDLKQENTADDEIDEEKEKKTSQEVLGLFDAV
- a CDS encoding YbaB/EbfC family nucleoid-associated protein yields the protein MNQKQLKNMMAQAQRMQAGMLKAQEELADERVEGTAADGLVKAVVTGQGELIGLTISSETIDPDDAEILEDLILVAVKNAVNESKKLSKERMDALGIPGMGGLI
- the recR gene encoding recombination mediator RecR — encoded protein: MSSALFDRLTEQLQRLPGIGRKTAMRLAFNIVDNRELARDLSEALQHVWQNVGECSVCRNITEKDVCDICSSSSRLDSICIVHNPADMRAIEDAGLFRGKYFVLHGFLAPLEGMGPNELGIDKLRKMIDRFEVDEVILALDSTADGEATSSYIARILDKSRAAVTRLARGLPPGASIEFADSLTLSQAFQGRQKV
- the pgsA gene encoding CDP-diacylglycerol--glycerol-3-phosphate 3-phosphatidyltransferase; the protein is MNWPNRLSIIRILLSPLLMVLLIDNRQGSRIAALVVFAVASLTDLYDGYLARKYGWITNLGKFLDPLADKLLIALALIGLNQIDLVPGWALYLVIGRELLVTGLRSIAAYAGVLILPSRMGKYKTSAQMLSMICYLLFSVLYHDSTGRIGFLSISGMDISSRMDLLLFSADILLLVAVLLSLISGVDYFWRNRSILKRLVQ
- a CDS encoding phosphatidylglycerophosphatase A, whose translation is MKIRTPSAGIVVATVFGAGYAPVAPGTAGSLVSAGLYIVLQPGGLLPWALCAFFLVLGYWGSYAGRKRWGGDPSRVVIDEFAGCWISCMAVPSDWGIAGVAVAFALFRVFDIFKPWPVSVFDRMKSATGILLDDVAAGIIAALIIIAGNSISGILQH
- a CDS encoding CinA family protein, with amino-acid sequence MLKAGKTLSTAESCTGGLVGMMLTSVPGSSRWFKGGVIAYSNAVKTDILNVPFSVIEEDGAVSEETVLAMAAGVRKLIGTDFSVSISGIAGPDGGTAEKPVGTVWIAVCGGKSVFAEMKRFAGKRDVVRRKAADYLLAKLYTFIEKEVK
- the thpR gene encoding RNA 2',3'-cyclic phosphodiesterase; amino-acid sequence: MRIFAALELPQKVIKGITDWQKPLMSRYSSLKWVRGDRMHLTLRFFGDIPESGIERIHEILSSWHPGPLKFSICSIGTFGKSGSPSVFWLGGDFPGEVSEIAEKLGRIPDEKGKNSGKRLIPHLTVARQKSSSEIKELDPPGEITGRFTEAAVINSRLTSGGPEYTFLERYDLH
- the recA gene encoding recombinase RecA, with product MTGKKNSSADKEKALKAAFHQIQKQFGQGAVMRLGENPHMMVDVIPTGSISLDAVLGIGGIPRGRVTEIYGAEASGKTTLALHIIASAQKLGGEVAFIDAEHALDPVYSKNLGVNIDSLLVSQPSNGEQALEITEMLVRSNAVDVIVIDSVAALVPRAEIEGEMGDSHVGLQARLMSQALRKLTGVVSQSNCAVVFINQIRMKIGVMFGNPETTTGGRALKFYSSVRLDVRRIASIKSGDEVIGSRTRIKVVKNKLAPPFRKVECDILHGFGISYEGELIDLGLDNELISRRGTWYSMGDTQLGQGREKSRQFLADNPEIAAALEADLRKVLDIPGPDRDSEEKQEEKE
- a CDS encoding recombination regulator RecX, whose translation is MELYPDSIVDPAVIRETALREQPPAARSDTERFLSRSEHTMHQLRSYLVKRKYLEEVASDTLKWAERNGLVDDRRYASIYIRSHSHNSPMGDFRIRMELKKRGISNSITNELLSEREENDLYGILVKTVGEKYGHLENEKALRRAMSYLQRRGFQYDLICRVINEVQRNPEEQSD